A single genomic interval of Lathyrus oleraceus cultivar Zhongwan6 chromosome 7, CAAS_Psat_ZW6_1.0, whole genome shotgun sequence harbors:
- the LOC127107582 gene encoding receptor-like protein 19 — translation MKTTLLSFLLCYCFIHLTVVVSAKCLQDQQSLLLQLKNNLTFAPQFSTKLKMWNENTPCCNWSGVTCDNEGNVIGLDLSGEEIFGGFDHSSSLFRLQYLQKLNLAYNNFNSSIPSGFSKLVMLNYLNLSYSSIAGNIPMEISKLTRLVTLDLSSFSNSKEQGPTIYNRNLPTFLQNLTSLRQLYLDGISIPTMGHKWGNALLPLRDLQELSMSRCDLSGPLDSSLTKLVNLSILILNGNNFSSSVPETFANSLSNLTHLTYLDLSYNNINGEIPLSLFTLPSLEEIYLSFNRLSGSLQLDNVLKLKSLTALDLSHNNISIHENVVNVDFSSIPKFRYLSLASCNLNILPNLLINQSTLFHLDLSNNKIQGEIPNWIWKLQDLIFLNFSHNFITSLEGPFQSLISKLEFLDLHNNKLQGSIPSFPKHALFLDYSNNNFSAFPQDIGSSLSYMNFLSFSNNNIHGSIPDYLCNASQLRFLDISFNNFSGTIPPCLITMTNTLDALSLKENNLTGPIPDMFPNSCSVTRLNFHGNQLQGPIPRSLSHCSSLELLDIGSNQMVDHFPCFINNIPTLSVLVLRNNRFRGSIECSENKPWESIQIVDIAFNNFNGKLPKMYFTTWERIIYDEYVEHDINYMLQYYYPYYHDSVTVTCKGQKQELVKILPIFNVIDFSSNFFEGPIPQSLMDFKELYILNFSNNGLTGEIPSSIGNMKQLESLDLSNNSLVGEIPVQLANLSYLSYLNLSFNHFVGKIPTGTQLQSFPASSFEGNDGLYGPPLTEIPDGRTKDLHPEPTCDRLVCSIDWNFLSVELGFVFGLGMIIGPVMFWKKWRVGYWKLADKILCRIFPWMHLEYATDRGKTYIVLRW, via the coding sequence ATGAAAACAACATTGCTTTCATTCCTTCTCTGCTACTGCTTCATTCATCTCACTGTTGTTGTCTCTGCCAAATGTCTCCAAGATCAACAGTCATTGTTGCTTCAATTAAAAAACAATCTCACATTTGCTCCTCAATTTTCCACCAAACTAAAAATGTGGAATGAAAACACTCCTTGCTGTAATTGGAGTGGTGTAACCTGTGACAATGAGGGAAATGTTATTGGCCTTGATCTAAGTGGAGAAGAAATCTTCGGTGGATTTGATCATTCAAGTAGTCTATTCCGTCTCCAATATCTCCAAAAACTGAATTTGGCTTATAACAATTTCAATTCTTCCATTCCATCTGGATTCAGTAAGTTGGTGATGCTGAATTATCTGAATTTGTCATATTCTAGCATTGCGGGGAATATTCCTATGGAGATTTCAAAGCTTACAAGGTTAGTTACTCTTGACCTCTCTTCTTTTAGCAATTCAAAAGAACAAGGGCCGACAATTTACAACCGAAATCTACCAACATTTCTCCAAAATCTAACCAGTCTTAGGCAACTGTATCTAGATGGTATAAGCATACCAACTATGGGACACAAATGGGGAAATGCTTTGTTGCCGCTGCGTGACCTGCAAGAGTTGAGTATGTCTCGCTGTGATCTATCCGGACCCCTTGATTCTTCACTCACAAAACTAGTGAACCTATCCATCCTTATTCTTAATGGAAACAATTTTTCATCCTCGGTTCCAGAAACATTTGCCAATTCATTGTCAAACCTCACACACCTTACCTACCTAGACCTTTCTTATAATAATATAAATGGTGAAATACCTTTATCCCTTTTTACACTCCCATCATTGGAGGAGATTTATCTTTCCTTTAACAGGCTGAGTGGGTCACTTCAGTTAGATAATGTTTTGAAGCTTAAAAGTTTAACAGCACTAGACCTTTCACACAACAACATATCTATCCATGAGAATGTCGTAAATGTTGATTTCTCTTCAATTCCCAAATTTAGATATCTAAGTTTGGCATCATGCAACTTGAACATTTTACCTAATTTGTTGATAAATCAATCCACATTGTTTCATCTAGACCTTTCTAATAACAAAATCCAAGGAGAAATACCAAACTGGATATGGAAATTACAAGATCTTATATTCTTGAATTTTTCTCACAATTTTATCACTAGTTTGGAAGGACCTTTTCAAAGTCTTATTTCCAAATTGGAATTTCTTGATCTTCATAACAACAAACTGCAGGGGTCAATACCGTCTTTTCCTAAACATGCTTTATTTTTGGACTACTCAAACAATAATTTTTCTGCTTTCCCGCAAGATATTGGTAGTTCCCTATCATACATGAATTTTCTATCTTTTTCTAACAATAATATACATGGAAGCATCCCTGATTACTTATGCAATGCTTCGCAACTTCGATTTCTTGATATTTCCTTCAACAACTTTTCTGGAACAATTCCTCCATGTTTAATTACAATGACCAATACCCTTGATGCATTAAGCTTGAAAGAAAACAATCTCACTGGCCCCATACCAGATATGTTTCCAAATTCTTGTTCTGTAACCCGATTGAACTTCCATGGAAATCAATTACAAGGGCCAATTCCCAGGTCTCTATCCCACTGCTCATCATTGGAGTTATTGGACATTGGATCAAATCAAATGGTTGATCATTTTCCATGCTTCATAAATAACATACCAACACTTAGTGTCTTGGTTTTGAGGAACAACAGATTTCGTGGTTCTATAGAATGTTCAGAAAATAAACCTTGGGAATCAATTCAAATTGTGGACATTGCATTCAACAACTTCAATGGAAAACTACCTAAAATGTATTTCACAACCTGGGAAAGAATCATATATGATGAATATGTTGAACATGACATCAACTACATGTTACAGTACTACTACCCATATTATCATGATAGTGTTACAGTTACATGTAAAGGCCAAAAGCAGGAGTTGGTTAAAATTCTACCAATTTTCAACGTCATTGATTTCTCATCCAATTTTTTTGAAGGACCAATACCTCAGTCGTTGATGGACTTCAAAGAACTTTATATTTTGAATTTTTCAAACAATGGTCTTACAGGTGAGATCCCATCTTCGATAGGTAACATGAAACAGTTAGAGTCATTGGACCTCTCAAATAACTCCTTGGTTGGTGAAATTCCAGTGCAACTAGCAAATTTGTCCTATCTTTCTTATTTGAACCTTTCTTTCAATCATTTTGTGGGGAAGATCCCAACAGGTACTCAACTTCAATCATTTCCAGCTTCTTCCTTTGAAGGAAATGATGGACTATATGGACCTCCATTGACTGAAATACCGGATGGTAGAACAAAGGACTTGCATCCAGAACCAACATGTGACAGACTAGTTTGCTCAATAGACTGGAACTTTTTAAGTGTTGAATTGGGATTTGTTTTTGGACTCGGAATGATCATTGGTCCTGTCATGTTTTGGAAGAAATGGAGGGTAGGTTATTGGAAACTTGCGGACAAAATTCTCTGCAGGATTTTTCCATGGATGCATCTTGAATATGCAACTGACAGAGGAAAAACATACATTGTTTTAAGGTGGTAG